A genomic stretch from Enterobacter oligotrophicus includes:
- a CDS encoding TetR/AcrR family transcriptional regulator → MSTKLEERQKQRQDEIITAARRCFRASGFHAASMSQIASEAKLSVGQIYRYFSNKDAIIEEMIRRIIDSRIAEMQGKTLVEGMPQALAWRQTLSEDDDALMLEMSAEATRNPQVAAMLVEAEARMFSNACAHLKKQFPHLSDEHIRCCVEITAVMIEGTIYRRLTPLKVPSEQLAPIYQDILNMLFTAK, encoded by the coding sequence ATGAGTACAAAACTGGAAGAACGACAAAAACAGCGTCAGGACGAGATCATCACCGCCGCGCGCCGCTGCTTTCGCGCCAGCGGGTTTCACGCCGCCAGCATGTCGCAAATTGCCAGCGAGGCGAAGCTCAGCGTCGGGCAAATTTACCGTTATTTCAGTAACAAAGACGCGATTATCGAAGAGATGATCCGTCGCATCATTGACTCACGCATTGCGGAGATGCAGGGTAAAACGCTGGTAGAAGGGATGCCGCAGGCGCTCGCCTGGCGACAAACCCTCAGCGAAGATGATGATGCGCTGATGCTCGAAATGTCCGCTGAGGCCACGCGCAATCCGCAGGTTGCGGCCATGTTAGTTGAAGCGGAAGCCCGCATGTTTTCTAACGCCTGTGCGCATCTTAAAAAGCAGTTCCCCCACCTGAGCGATGAACATATTCGCTGCTGCGTGGAGATTACCGCCGTAATGATCGAGGGAACGATTTACCGTCGACTTACGCCGTTAAAAGTACCCTCAGAACAATTAGCGCCCATTTATCAGGATATTTTAAATATGCTTTTCACTGCGAAGTAA